In Flavobacteriaceae bacterium, the following proteins share a genomic window:
- a CDS encoding phosphoribosylformylglycinamidine synthase, giving the protein MIHFFGNVNSNVFAVQTAEELSTESISKLNWLFGNQPKIEQASLDAFFVGPRAAMITPWSTNAVEITQNMGITGIVRIEEFTTVAEDFSDFDPMISQKFNGLNQDVFTIDIQPEPILSIEDIATYNEQEGLALSNEEIEYLEGVSKKIGRPLTDSEVFGFSQVNSEHCRHKIFNGTFVIDGKEKSTSLFKLIKETSKQNPNDIVSAYKDNVAFIKGPKVTQFAPKSADKPDFYTEKEFDSVISLKAETHNFPTTVEPFNGAATGSGGEIRDRLAGGKGSLPLAGTAVYMTSYSRLEENRPWEQGMDERKWLYQTPMDILIKASNGASDFGNKFGQPLICGSVLTFEHEEDARKLGFDKVIMQAGGIGYGKANQALKDTPKEGDKIVILGGENYRIGMGGAAVSSADTGEFASGIELNAVQRSNPEMQMRAANTVQAMVESDENLIVSIHDHGAGGHLNCLSELVEDTGGHIDLDQLPVGDPTLSDKEIIGNESQERMGLVIAEEHIDTLQRIAERERSPMYTVGDVTGNNRFTFESKTKGNKPMDLALEDMFGSSPKTIMTDTTVKRNYKDLEYSSDNFKTYLEQVLQLEAVACKDWLTNKVDRCVGGKVAKQQCAGPLQLPLNNVGVMAIGYKGKEGIATSIGHSPISGLINPVAGSRSSITEALTNIIWAPLKDGLQSISLSANWMWPCKNEGEDARLYDAVQAISEFSIDLGINVPTGKDSLSMKQKYPNEEVISPGTVIISAAGNCNDITKIVEPVFQKNAGSVYYINISQDNFKLGGSSFSQVLNKIGNETPLVKDAAYVKTVFNTTQSLIKGEQIVAGHDVASGGLITTLLELCFADVNIGAELNLSEITEKDSIKLLFAENSGIVIQSKDASIENILSEANIEFFNIGNVNASNTLTIKNGSDAFVLNIPELRDTWFKTSYLLDQKQTANDLATDRFNNYKEQSLQYTFPKDFTGKLPIIKGSRPKAAILREKGSNSEREMANAMYLAGFDVKDVHMTDLISGRETLEDIQFLGAVGGFSNSDVLGSAKGWAGAIKYNEKANSVINNFFKREDTLSVGICNGCQLFMELDLINPEHEAHGKMIHNDSHKHESNFTSVTIQKNNSVMLSALEGSTLGVWISHGEGKFNLPLSESNYDIVAKYGYSEYPANPNGSDFNTAMLCDKTGRHLVTMPHIERSTFQWNWANYPQGRKDEVSPWLDAFVNARKWIENK; this is encoded by the coding sequence ATGATTCATTTCTTTGGAAACGTAAACAGCAACGTATTTGCTGTACAAACAGCAGAAGAATTATCAACCGAAAGTATTTCAAAATTAAATTGGCTCTTCGGTAATCAACCAAAAATAGAACAAGCATCACTCGATGCTTTTTTTGTTGGCCCACGTGCCGCTATGATTACCCCTTGGAGTACCAATGCTGTTGAGATTACTCAAAATATGGGAATCACTGGAATTGTACGTATTGAAGAATTTACAACAGTTGCAGAAGATTTTTCTGATTTCGACCCAATGATTTCACAAAAATTCAACGGCTTAAATCAAGATGTATTTACCATAGATATACAGCCTGAACCTATTTTAAGTATCGAAGATATTGCTACTTATAATGAGCAAGAAGGTTTAGCATTAAGCAATGAAGAGATTGAATATCTTGAAGGTGTTTCAAAAAAAATAGGAAGACCATTGACCGATTCAGAGGTGTTTGGGTTTTCACAAGTAAATTCAGAGCACTGTCGTCATAAAATCTTTAATGGAACTTTTGTAATTGATGGAAAAGAAAAATCAACATCATTATTCAAACTTATTAAAGAAACTTCTAAACAAAATCCTAATGATATTGTTTCTGCTTATAAAGACAATGTAGCTTTTATAAAAGGACCTAAAGTCACTCAGTTTGCTCCTAAGAGTGCTGATAAACCTGATTTTTATACCGAAAAAGAATTTGATTCAGTTATTTCTCTTAAAGCAGAAACTCATAATTTCCCAACTACTGTTGAGCCCTTTAATGGTGCAGCAACGGGTTCTGGCGGAGAAATTAGAGATCGATTAGCCGGAGGAAAAGGATCTTTACCATTAGCGGGAACAGCTGTATATATGACATCATATTCTCGTTTAGAAGAAAATAGACCTTGGGAGCAAGGAATGGATGAGCGCAAATGGCTTTATCAAACTCCAATGGATATTTTAATAAAAGCATCTAACGGAGCTTCAGATTTTGGAAATAAATTTGGACAGCCTCTTATTTGTGGTTCGGTACTTACCTTCGAACACGAAGAAGATGCTCGCAAATTAGGTTTTGACAAAGTGATTATGCAAGCTGGAGGTATTGGTTATGGCAAGGCAAATCAAGCTTTAAAAGACACGCCTAAAGAAGGGGATAAAATCGTGATTTTGGGCGGTGAAAATTATAGAATTGGAATGGGTGGTGCTGCAGTTTCTTCAGCAGATACAGGAGAATTTGCTTCAGGCATCGAATTAAATGCTGTACAACGTTCAAATCCTGAAATGCAGATGCGTGCTGCAAATACTGTTCAAGCAATGGTAGAAAGCGATGAAAACCTTATCGTTTCTATTCACGATCATGGGGCTGGTGGACATTTAAATTGCTTATCTGAGTTAGTGGAAGATACAGGTGGTCATATTGATTTAGATCAACTTCCAGTAGGGGATCCAACGCTTTCAGATAAAGAAATTATTGGTAACGAATCTCAAGAACGTATGGGCTTAGTTATTGCAGAAGAACATATAGATACTCTACAGCGTATAGCAGAACGCGAACGCTCACCAATGTATACTGTAGGTGATGTTACAGGAAACAATCGTTTTACTTTCGAATCTAAAACCAAAGGTAATAAACCAATGGATTTAGCTCTGGAAGATATGTTTGGTAGTTCGCCAAAAACGATAATGACCGATACAACTGTTAAAAGAAATTATAAAGATTTAGAATATAGTTCAGATAATTTTAAAACCTATTTAGAGCAAGTATTGCAATTAGAAGCAGTAGCTTGTAAAGATTGGTTAACCAATAAGGTAGATCGTTGTGTTGGTGGAAAAGTTGCTAAACAACAATGTGCTGGTCCGTTACAATTACCATTAAACAATGTTGGCGTAATGGCTATAGGCTATAAAGGAAAAGAAGGGATTGCTACGTCCATTGGCCACTCCCCTATTTCGGGGCTAATTAATCCCGTAGCTGGAAGTAGAAGTAGTATCACTGAAGCGCTAACAAATATTATTTGGGCGCCTTTAAAAGATGGATTACAGAGCATATCTCTATCTGCTAATTGGATGTGGCCCTGTAAAAATGAAGGTGAAGATGCTCGTTTATATGATGCAGTACAAGCAATTTCAGAGTTTTCTATCGATTTAGGAATTAATGTCCCTACAGGGAAAGATTCTTTATCGATGAAACAAAAATACCCTAATGAAGAAGTTATTTCTCCTGGAACAGTTATTATTTCAGCGGCAGGAAATTGTAATGATATTACAAAAATAGTAGAGCCGGTTTTTCAAAAAAATGCAGGGAGTGTTTACTACATTAATATATCTCAAGATAATTTTAAATTAGGAGGAAGTTCTTTTTCACAAGTATTAAATAAGATAGGAAATGAAACGCCTTTAGTTAAGGATGCTGCCTATGTGAAAACTGTTTTTAATACCACTCAAAGTTTAATAAAAGGTGAACAAATTGTAGCTGGTCACGATGTAGCTTCTGGCGGATTAATCACCACATTGCTAGAATTGTGCTTTGCAGATGTGAATATTGGAGCAGAATTAAATCTTTCTGAAATAACTGAGAAGGATTCTATTAAATTATTATTTGCTGAAAATTCAGGGATTGTAATTCAATCTAAAGATGCTTCGATAGAAAACATTTTATCTGAAGCAAATATAGAATTCTTTAATATTGGTAATGTCAATGCAAGTAATACATTAACTATCAAAAATGGTAGCGATGCTTTTGTATTAAATATTCCTGAATTAAGAGACACTTGGTTTAAAACTTCATATTTATTAGATCAAAAACAAACGGCTAATGACTTAGCGACAGATCGTTTTAATAATTATAAAGAACAATCTTTACAATATACATTCCCTAAAGATTTCACAGGTAAATTACCAATAATAAAAGGTAGTAGACCAAAAGCAGCCATTCTTAGAGAGAAAGGAAGTAATTCAGAACGCGAGATGGCAAATGCTATGTATTTGGCTGGTTTTGATGTAAAAGATGTACACATGACAGATTTAATTTCTGGTCGTGAAACTCTTGAAGATATTCAATTTTTAGGAGCTGTAGGAGGTTTTTCAAATTCTGATGTTTTAGGATCTGCAAAAGGTTGGGCTGGCGCTATTAAATATAACGAAAAAGCCAATTCTGTTATTAATAATTTCTTTAAAAGAGAAGATACTTTATCTGTTGGAATTTGTAATGGTTGTCAATTATTTATGGAGTTAGATCTCATTAATCCTGAGCATGAAGCACACGGAAAGATGATTCATAATGACTCTCATAAACACGAAAGTAATTTTACATCTGTTACTATTCAAAAAAATAATTCGGTGATGTTATCCGCTCTAGAAGGGAGCACTTTAGGTGTTTGGATTTCACATGGTGAAGGGAAATTTAATTTACCTTTATCTGAAAGTAATTATGATATCGTTGCTAAATATGGATATTCAGAATATCCTGCAAACCCGAATGGTTCAGATTTTAACACCGCAATGCTTTGTGATAAAACTGGGCGTCATTTAGTAACAATGCCTCATATTGAGCGTTCTACTTTTCAGTGGAATTGGGCTAATTACCCACAAGGCAGAAAAGATGAGGTATCACCTTGGTTAGACGCTTTTGTAAATGCACGTAAATGGATTGAGAATAAATAG
- a CDS encoding RsmB/NOP family class I SAM-dependent RNA methyltransferase — protein MRLHRNLCFAVIDGLIQIFNEDAYADKVVQLLLKRDKRWGSRDRAFVAETTYDIVRWKRLYAEIANVKEPFSRDDAWRLFAVWATLKGIKLPDWKYFEGTPTRKIKGRFDELSKDRKFRESVPDWIDVIGLKELGKDVWTKELAALNLQAEVILRVNTLKTTKKELQLRLQSEGIETDFLPNHPDALKLQKRANVFKTETFKDGWFEVQDASSQLVAAFLDVKPGMKVVDTCAGAGGKTLHLASLMENKGQIVAMDIYESKLKKLKIRARRNSAHNIDLKVIDSTKPIKKLYNKADRVLIDAPCSGLGVLRRNPDSKWKLQPEFVDNIRKTQQDVLIQYSKMVKPGGKLVYATCSVLPSENQEQVNTFLTTEIGKEFSFIKDKKILAHKSGFDGFYMALLERNTK, from the coding sequence ATGCGATTACACCGAAATTTATGCTTTGCTGTTATAGATGGTCTTATTCAGATCTTTAATGAAGATGCTTACGCAGATAAAGTAGTTCAATTACTATTAAAACGAGATAAACGCTGGGGAAGTAGAGACAGAGCTTTTGTAGCTGAAACAACTTATGATATTGTACGCTGGAAACGTTTATATGCAGAAATAGCTAATGTAAAAGAACCATTTAGTCGTGATGATGCATGGCGTTTGTTCGCAGTATGGGCTACCTTAAAGGGTATAAAACTACCTGATTGGAAATATTTTGAAGGCACGCCTACTCGTAAAATTAAAGGGCGCTTTGATGAGTTATCTAAAGATCGAAAGTTTAGAGAATCGGTACCAGATTGGATAGATGTTATTGGTTTAAAAGAGCTTGGTAAGGATGTGTGGACTAAAGAACTTGCAGCTCTTAATCTTCAAGCTGAAGTAATATTAAGAGTAAACACACTTAAAACTACAAAAAAAGAATTACAACTTAGGTTACAATCTGAAGGTATCGAAACTGATTTTCTTCCTAATCATCCTGATGCGTTAAAATTACAGAAGCGTGCTAATGTATTTAAAACAGAAACATTTAAAGATGGTTGGTTTGAAGTGCAAGATGCTTCATCGCAATTAGTAGCAGCATTTTTAGATGTAAAACCAGGAATGAAGGTTGTAGATACTTGTGCTGGTGCTGGCGGAAAAACATTGCATTTAGCTTCGCTAATGGAGAATAAAGGACAAATTGTTGCGATGGATATTTATGAAAGTAAGCTCAAAAAATTAAAAATTAGAGCTAGACGTAATAGCGCTCATAATATTGATTTAAAGGTTATAGATTCTACAAAACCAATAAAGAAATTATATAATAAAGCAGATCGTGTTTTAATCGATGCACCTTGCTCAGGATTAGGTGTTTTAAGACGTAATCCAGATTCTAAATGGAAATTACAACCTGAATTTGTAGACAATATTAGAAAAACCCAGCAAGATGTACTTATTCAATATTCTAAAATGGTAAAGCCAGGAGGAAAATTAGTATATGCTACCTGCTCAGTATTACCATCTGAAAATCAAGAGCAAGTAAATACGTTTCTAACTACAGAAATAGGAAAAGAATTCTCATTTATAAAAGATAAAAAAATACTAGCTCATAAATCTGGTTTTGATGGATTTTATATGGCGCTTTTAGAACGAAATACAAAATAA
- a CDS encoding oxidoreductase, translating into MRHILSLLLLIIITSCKKEVAKEKAIVIHDFNRVEIEDIHTDSTLSIRAIELLNDGSLAFAANNNTFGLYNVRNKKWNIAKQQQDSLRLEFRAVAHNASDFFMLSVGNPALLYKTRNSGGMELVYREDHDNVFYDAMSFWNDNEGIAMGDPTDGCLSIIITRDGGVTWNKLPCDRLPQLNEGEAAFAASNTNIAIIGDKIWIATGGLSSRVFYSSDKGNTWEVSETPIIQGEATTGMYSIDFYNENIGYAIGGDYTKPENYNSNTIKTIDGGKTWKLAAEGEQPDYRSCVQYIPNKEGKEIVAVGFRGISVSKDGGEHWKKISDESYFTIRFLNDSIAYAAGRGRISKLTFKE; encoded by the coding sequence ATGAGACATATACTTAGCTTATTACTGTTGATTATTATTACTTCTTGCAAAAAAGAAGTTGCTAAAGAGAAAGCAATTGTTATCCATGATTTTAATCGTGTTGAAATTGAAGACATCCATACAGATTCTACTTTAAGTATTAGGGCTATTGAATTATTAAACGATGGGAGTTTAGCTTTTGCTGCAAACAACAATACATTTGGTTTATATAATGTAAGAAACAAAAAATGGAATATTGCTAAACAACAACAAGATAGTTTAAGACTGGAGTTTAGAGCTGTAGCTCATAATGCTTCTGATTTTTTTATGTTGAGTGTAGGAAACCCTGCTTTATTATACAAAACAAGAAATAGTGGGGGCATGGAGTTAGTGTATCGTGAAGATCATGATAATGTATTTTACGACGCAATGAGTTTTTGGAATGATAACGAAGGTATTGCTATGGGAGATCCAACTGATGGTTGTCTGAGCATTATTATCACCAGGGATGGTGGTGTAACTTGGAATAAATTACCTTGTGATAGATTACCCCAGCTAAATGAAGGAGAGGCAGCTTTTGCTGCTAGTAATACTAATATTGCAATTATTGGAGATAAAATCTGGATTGCTACTGGCGGATTATCTAGCCGTGTATTTTATTCATCAGATAAAGGGAATACCTGGGAAGTTTCTGAGACTCCTATTATACAAGGAGAAGCTACTACAGGAATGTATTCTATAGATTTTTATAACGAGAATATTGGATACGCTATAGGAGGAGATTACACTAAACCAGAAAATTATAACTCAAACACAATTAAAACGATTGATGGAGGTAAAACATGGAAATTAGCTGCAGAAGGAGAACAACCCGATTATAGAAGTTGTGTGCAGTATATACCTAATAAGGAGGGAAAAGAAATTGTAGCCGTTGGGTTTCGAGGAATTAGTGTTTCTAAAGATGGAGGAGAACATTGGAAAAAAATAAGTGATGAATCGTATTTTACGATTAGATTTTTAAACGATTCAATTGCTTATGCAGCTGGTCGTGGTAGAATATCCAAACTAACATTTAAAGAATAA
- a CDS encoding sensor of ECF-type sigma factor, translating into MKRILPILCLLITLNAFSQRDSKDRYEKLKALRVSYITERLDLTTQEAEKFWPIYNKYEEKLHKLRDELRSIIKTNRDNTLDEKLSAELVTMHIKTEETKAALLKTLVSDLKPILSSEKIWKLIRSEEGFRRKLIEQYRHRHQRKESPKKNKP; encoded by the coding sequence ATGAAACGAATTCTTCCAATATTATGTTTACTGATCACTTTAAATGCATTTTCACAACGTGATTCAAAGGATCGTTATGAAAAACTAAAAGCACTTAGAGTATCTTATATCACAGAACGTTTAGATTTAACAACGCAAGAAGCTGAAAAATTTTGGCCTATCTATAATAAATATGAAGAAAAACTTCATAAACTAAGAGATGAGTTAAGGTCTATAATTAAAACTAATAGAGATAATACTCTTGATGAAAAGTTATCTGCAGAATTAGTAACTATGCATATAAAAACAGAAGAGACCAAAGCTGCATTATTAAAAACTTTAGTTTCCGATTTAAAGCCCATTCTATCATCAGAAAAAATATGGAAACTTATACGATCTGAAGAAGGTTTTAGGCGTAAGCTTATTGAGCAATACAGGCATCGACATCAGCGAAAAGAATCTCCTAAAAAAAATAAACCTTAA
- a CDS encoding RNA polymerase sigma factor, protein MNNEKEFLLELKSPETVDKAFRELISLYKERLYWHIRKIVISHDDSDDVLQNTFIKVYKSIGNFKGDSKLFSWMYRIATNEAITHLNQNAKRLNVSNEELNTIAINNLKSDVYFEGDTIQLKLQNAIATLPRKQQLVFNMKYFDDLKYKDMAEILETSEGALKASYHLAVKKIEIYLTNN, encoded by the coding sequence GTGAATAACGAAAAAGAATTTCTATTAGAATTAAAATCACCCGAAACCGTCGATAAAGCCTTTAGGGAGCTTATTTCGCTTTATAAAGAACGTTTGTATTGGCACATTCGGAAAATTGTAATCTCTCACGATGACAGTGATGATGTATTACAAAATACATTTATTAAAGTTTATAAAAGTATTGGTAATTTTAAAGGTGATAGCAAGTTATTTTCTTGGATGTATCGTATCGCTACCAATGAAGCCATAACACATCTCAATCAAAATGCTAAGCGTTTAAATGTCTCTAATGAGGAATTAAATACAATAGCAATTAATAATTTAAAATCTGATGTTTATTTTGAAGGAGATACTATTCAATTAAAATTACAAAATGCCATAGCTACTCTACCACGAAAGCAACAATTAGTATTTAATATGAAATATTTTGACGATCTTAAATATAAAGATATGGCAGAAATATTAGAAACTAGTGAAGGTGCTTTAAAAGCATCATATCATTTAGCAGTAAAAAAAATTGAAATCTATTTAACTAATAATTAA
- a CDS encoding ABC transporter ATP-binding protein — MNYFKQILRFAKPYKGYAILNIVANVFYALFSGLSFMVLMPLLKVLFGEDSEKLTEVPQYEGFTKAATYFNDYLNYHITELAGNDPAKALTFVIILILSVFFLKNVFNYLAMFFITFLRNGTLKDIRNELYDKTIELPLSYFSEKRKGDIMARLGTDVLEIQHSFLSILELIFREPLTIIFTILFMLTISVKLTIFVFIFIPISGVIISLIGKSLKRKSDKVQKEQGYFLSLLEESLGGLKVIKGFNMERIFNRKFQDSTKRFFHFSNSLLNRTNLAKPTSEFLGIGVIGVLLWFGGRMVLVEGSLEGEQFLTFMGLAYNILTPAKAISKASYSVKKGNAAAERVLEILNTKSLLKDKPNAISKEDFNDDIVFDNVSFKYEDDYVLNNFSIKLEKGKTLALVGQSGSGKSTIANLVTRFYDVNKGKITIDGKDIKDLTKHSLRNLMGLVTQDSILFNDSIKNNILLGKEDATDEDVIKALKIANAWEFVKDLPKGINTNIGDSGGKISGGQKQRISIARAVLKNPPIMILDEATSALDTESERLVQADLENMMKNRTSIVIAHRLSTIQNADEIIVMQKGKIVEQGKHDELLLKKGVYSSLVKMQSIQ; from the coding sequence ATGAATTATTTTAAACAAATACTACGTTTCGCAAAGCCTTATAAAGGATATGCCATTTTAAATATTGTAGCCAATGTTTTTTATGCATTGTTTTCTGGATTATCTTTTATGGTTTTAATGCCTTTATTAAAGGTATTATTTGGTGAAGATTCAGAAAAATTAACTGAAGTACCTCAATATGAAGGATTCACAAAAGCAGCAACTTATTTTAACGATTATCTTAATTATCATATTACCGAATTAGCGGGTAACGATCCAGCAAAAGCTTTAACATTTGTTATTATTTTAATACTATCTGTATTCTTTCTTAAAAATGTGTTTAATTATCTCGCCATGTTTTTTATTACCTTTCTAAGAAATGGGACTTTAAAAGATATTCGAAATGAGTTGTATGACAAAACTATTGAGTTACCTCTCTCCTATTTTTCAGAAAAACGAAAAGGAGATATCATGGCACGTTTAGGAACTGATGTTTTAGAAATTCAACACTCTTTTTTATCTATTTTAGAGCTTATTTTTAGAGAGCCACTTACCATTATTTTTACGATCTTATTTATGCTTACTATTAGTGTTAAGCTTACCATTTTTGTATTTATATTTATTCCAATTTCTGGTGTTATTATATCTTTAATTGGAAAGAGTCTAAAACGAAAATCAGATAAAGTTCAAAAAGAGCAAGGATATTTTCTATCCTTATTAGAAGAATCTCTAGGTGGTTTAAAAGTCATTAAAGGATTTAATATGGAACGTATATTTAATCGTAAATTTCAAGATTCAACAAAACGTTTCTTTCATTTTTCTAACTCTCTTTTAAACAGAACAAATTTGGCAAAACCAACTAGTGAGTTTCTAGGAATAGGTGTAATTGGTGTTTTATTATGGTTTGGAGGTAGAATGGTATTAGTAGAAGGTTCTCTTGAAGGTGAGCAGTTTTTAACCTTTATGGGCCTTGCTTATAATATTTTAACACCAGCAAAAGCGATTAGTAAAGCTAGTTATAGTGTAAAAAAGGGGAATGCAGCAGCAGAACGTGTTTTAGAAATTTTAAATACAAAATCACTTCTTAAAGATAAGCCTAATGCCATTTCAAAAGAAGATTTTAATGATGATATTGTATTTGATAATGTATCATTTAAATATGAAGATGATTATGTTCTCAATAATTTTTCAATTAAGCTTGAAAAGGGAAAAACATTAGCACTTGTAGGGCAATCTGGTAGTGGTAAATCTACTATTGCAAACCTAGTAACTCGTTTTTATGATGTTAATAAAGGAAAAATTACTATTGATGGTAAAGACATTAAGGATTTAACTAAGCATTCTCTTCGTAATTTAATGGGCTTAGTCACTCAAGATTCTATCTTATTTAACGATAGTATAAAAAACAATATCCTATTAGGAAAAGAAGACGCTACTGATGAAGATGTTATTAAAGCTTTAAAAATTGCTAATGCTTGGGAATTTGTAAAAGATTTGCCTAAAGGTATTAATACAAATATTGGAGATTCTGGAGGGAAAATTTCTGGCGGACAAAAACAACGTATAAGTATCGCGCGTGCAGTTCTTAAAAATCCGCCAATTATGATTTTGGATGAAGCTACATCAGCTTTAGATACAGAAAGTGAACGTTTAGTCCAAGCTGATCTTGAAAATATGATGAAAAACAGAACATCTATCGTAATAGCTCACAGACTTTCTACCATCCAAAATGCAGATGAAATTATTGTAATGCAAAAAGGTAAAATTGTAGAACAAGGAAAGCACGATGAGTTACTTCTCAAAAAAGGAGTATACAGCTCTTTAGTGAAAATGCAATCTATCCAATAA
- a CDS encoding phospho-sugar mutase — protein MTSIQPELLDKVSQWLTPTFDDNTQEDINNLIINDPKLLEDSFYKDLEFGTGGMRGIMGVGTNRINKYTLGKNTQGLSNYLHKTFKKESIKVAIAYDCRHNSKQFAKVVADIFSANHIEVYLFEDLRPTPELSFALKHLNCHCGIVLTASHNPPEYNGYKVYWQDGGQLVPPQDTAVIEEINNLDYSEIKFIPNNNLIQYIGQDLDNVFIQASIENGGFSTTTEAKQNLNVVFTSLHGTSITVIPDVLKQAGYNNIHIVKEQAEPNGDFPTVKSPNPEEPEALKMALNLAETVNGDIVIGTDPDSDRVGIAVRDLNNQLILLNGNQAMLIMTDFLLQQWQKKDKLNGKEFIGTTIVSTPMMETLAKAYNVECKTGLTGFKWIAKMIKDFPELDFIGGGEESFGYMVGDFVRDKDAVTSALLACEITAQAKIKGSSVYEKLIQLYAKHGHYKEHLISMTKKGIEGAQEIKQMMIDARENPLSEINNSKVVKIEDYQSSISKNVITREENNIDIPKSNVLIYYTEDGSKIALRPSGTEPKIKFYISVNSNLESEADFDNSEKNLDQRINAIIKDLKLN, from the coding sequence ATGACATCTATACAGCCTGAATTATTAGACAAAGTTAGCCAATGGCTTACACCTACTTTTGATGATAATACTCAAGAAGATATTAATAACCTCATCATAAACGACCCTAAACTATTAGAAGATAGTTTTTATAAGGATCTAGAATTTGGAACTGGTGGTATGCGAGGAATTATGGGGGTTGGCACCAACCGTATTAACAAATATACACTTGGAAAAAACACACAAGGGTTAAGTAATTATCTTCATAAAACCTTTAAAAAGGAATCTATTAAAGTTGCAATTGCTTACGATTGTAGACACAATAGTAAACAATTTGCAAAGGTAGTAGCTGATATATTTTCGGCTAATCATATCGAAGTATATTTATTTGAAGATTTACGTCCCACTCCTGAATTGTCATTTGCTTTAAAACATTTAAATTGTCATTGTGGGATTGTATTAACAGCATCCCATAACCCTCCAGAGTATAATGGATATAAAGTGTATTGGCAAGATGGAGGGCAGTTAGTACCTCCTCAAGATACTGCGGTTATTGAAGAAATTAATAATTTAGATTACTCAGAAATTAAGTTTATACCTAATAATAATTTGATTCAATATATTGGACAAGATCTTGACAATGTATTTATTCAAGCTTCAATAGAGAATGGAGGTTTTAGTACTACCACAGAAGCTAAACAGAATTTAAATGTGGTATTTACCTCTTTACATGGTACATCTATTACAGTCATCCCTGATGTTTTAAAACAAGCTGGCTACAATAATATACATATTGTAAAAGAACAAGCTGAACCTAACGGAGATTTTCCTACTGTAAAATCTCCTAACCCAGAAGAACCAGAAGCTCTAAAAATGGCTTTAAACTTAGCAGAAACTGTAAATGGAGATATTGTTATTGGTACAGATCCAGACAGCGATCGTGTTGGAATTGCTGTGCGTGATTTAAATAATCAACTTATATTATTAAATGGAAATCAGGCAATGCTTATAATGACTGATTTTTTACTGCAACAATGGCAGAAAAAAGACAAATTAAATGGCAAAGAGTTTATAGGCACGACTATTGTCTCTACTCCTATGATGGAAACTTTGGCAAAAGCATATAATGTTGAATGTAAAACTGGATTAACTGGTTTTAAGTGGATTGCTAAAATGATAAAAGATTTCCCTGAGTTAGATTTTATTGGTGGCGGTGAAGAAAGTTTTGGCTATATGGTTGGCGATTTTGTAAGAGATAAAGATGCTGTAACATCAGCGTTATTAGCTTGCGAAATCACAGCTCAAGCAAAAATAAAAGGAAGTTCTGTATATGAAAAGTTAATTCAATTGTATGCTAAACACGGTCATTATAAAGAACATTTAATTTCTATGACCAAGAAAGGGATTGAAGGTGCTCAAGAAATCAAACAAATGATGATTGATGCTCGTGAAAATCCATTAAGTGAAATTAATAATTCTAAAGTTGTAAAAATTGAAGATTACCAATCTTCAATTTCTAAGAATGTAATTACAAGAGAAGAAAACAATATTGACATACCAAAATCTAACGTATTAATTTATTATACTGAAGATGGTAGTAAAATTGCATTGCGCCCTAGTGGTACAGAACCTAAAATTAAATTCTATATTAGTGTGAATTCTAATTTAGAATCTGAAGCTGATTTTGATAATTCTGAAAAAAACCTAGATCAAAGAATAAATGCTATTATCAAAGATTTGAAATTGAATTAA